Proteins from one Chitinophaga oryzae genomic window:
- a CDS encoding SusD/RagB family nutrient-binding outer membrane lipoprotein: protein MRKRIHSMLLAIASLALGSGCTGKFTDINKNPYDFSESDLKGDFQLMGAPITQAQLYLLRYNDPPTAQLQQNLNADIFSGYMMSPTPFEGNINNMNYGLLYYWNVHPWNEAYRWVMKPCVFTQQKAGDKYPDFYAWATIMKVEAMHRISDIFGPIIYKHFGEINNDNVFEYDSQQQAYYTFFHDLDTAINLLTDYVNRGNPQRFQAFDLVYKGDYIKWIKFANTLRLRLAIRINGADAAKARKEGEAALKHPLGLLQEAKENFAVDISPVTHPLNIMCYTWADLRMSAPMESILTGYNDPRLPHYFVHTDEGQDIYHGIRNGIRISLKEQYTGYSKLARLENRIQFMAAAEAWFLKAEAALNGWEGAGSAVYNYEKGVSTSFDQYSITNVDDYLKNDSSRPKPYVDPNNKENNVPAGSKHLSRITIKWEEQATQEEKLERIITQKWIAMFPEGQEAWTEFRRTGYPKLFPVVINNSNNTISTEKFIRRLPFPQIEEVTNPQALGRARKMLSAGDNGGTRLWWDTK, encoded by the coding sequence ATGCGTAAACGGATCCATAGCATGCTGCTGGCGATAGCCTCCCTCGCGTTGGGCAGTGGCTGTACCGGAAAATTCACCGATATCAACAAAAATCCATATGATTTTTCCGAGAGTGACCTGAAAGGTGATTTTCAGCTGATGGGCGCTCCTATCACACAGGCGCAGCTGTACCTGTTGCGCTATAATGATCCGCCCACAGCGCAGCTGCAGCAGAATCTCAACGCTGATATTTTTTCGGGGTATATGATGTCGCCTACGCCTTTTGAAGGCAATATCAACAATATGAACTACGGCCTGCTCTACTACTGGAACGTTCATCCGTGGAACGAGGCGTATCGCTGGGTGATGAAGCCCTGTGTGTTTACACAGCAAAAGGCCGGGGACAAGTATCCTGATTTCTACGCCTGGGCCACCATCATGAAAGTAGAGGCCATGCACCGTATCAGTGATATCTTCGGGCCTATTATTTACAAACATTTCGGGGAGATCAACAACGACAATGTTTTTGAGTACGATTCCCAGCAGCAGGCCTACTATACTTTTTTCCATGACCTGGACACCGCCATCAACCTGCTGACCGATTATGTGAACCGTGGCAACCCGCAGCGTTTTCAGGCGTTTGACCTGGTATATAAAGGCGACTATATCAAATGGATAAAGTTTGCCAACACCCTGCGGTTGCGGCTGGCAATCCGCATCAACGGCGCAGATGCAGCCAAAGCCAGAAAAGAAGGGGAAGCGGCGCTGAAACATCCGCTGGGGTTGTTGCAGGAGGCGAAAGAGAATTTCGCAGTGGACATTTCGCCGGTCACCCATCCGCTCAACATCATGTGTTACACCTGGGCCGACCTGCGCATGAGCGCTCCCATGGAATCGATACTCACGGGATACAACGATCCCCGCCTGCCGCATTATTTTGTGCATACCGACGAAGGGCAGGACATCTATCATGGTATCCGCAACGGTATCCGTATTTCTTTGAAAGAGCAGTATACCGGTTATTCCAAGCTGGCACGCCTGGAAAACAGGATCCAGTTCATGGCGGCGGCAGAAGCCTGGTTTCTCAAGGCAGAAGCGGCGCTGAACGGCTGGGAGGGCGCCGGCAGCGCGGTCTATAATTACGAAAAAGGCGTCAGCACTTCTTTTGACCAATACAGCATCACTAACGTTGACGACTATCTGAAAAATGACAGCAGCCGGCCGAAGCCTTATGTAGACCCCAACAATAAGGAAAACAATGTACCAGCGGGCAGCAAACATCTCAGCAGGATTACCATTAAGTGGGAGGAGCAGGCCACACAGGAAGAAAAGCTGGAGCGAATCATTACCCAGAAGTGGATCGCCATGTTCCCCGAGGGACAGGAAGCCTGGACGGAATTCCGCAGAACGGGTTATCCGAAACTATTTCCGGTGGTAATCAATAACAGCAACAATACG